From a region of the Labilithrix sp. genome:
- a CDS encoding ArsR family transcriptional regulator — translation MTSSEHKLWPSEAAVSDVVGRLMEFWGFKRNMGRIWAVLYLSLEPLSAEDLRQALSLSSGAVSMTLNELSRWGVVRKVWVQGERKDFYAAEVQLWRMISRVFSEREKTEIVTAIEAFENALEEVGRLRHSPDPKTRARAELQHERIQQLLELARLGKRLIETLLATAKIDAEPLVRFLLRQQPAQPSSH, via the coding sequence GTGACCTCCTCCGAGCACAAGCTCTGGCCGAGCGAGGCGGCGGTCAGCGACGTCGTCGGCCGCCTCATGGAGTTCTGGGGCTTCAAGCGGAACATGGGCCGCATCTGGGCGGTGCTCTACCTGTCGCTCGAGCCGCTCAGCGCGGAGGATCTTCGTCAAGCCCTCTCCCTTTCCAGCGGCGCCGTGAGTATGACGCTCAACGAGCTCTCGCGGTGGGGCGTCGTACGCAAGGTCTGGGTTCAAGGTGAGCGAAAGGACTTCTACGCGGCGGAGGTGCAGCTGTGGCGCATGATCTCCCGCGTCTTCAGCGAGCGGGAGAAGACCGAGATCGTCACCGCGATCGAAGCCTTCGAGAACGCGCTGGAGGAGGTCGGGAGGCTCCGCCACTCGCCGGATCCGAAGACGCGCGCGCGCGCGGAGCTGCAGCACGAGCGCATCCAGCAGCTCCTCGAGCTCGCGCGCCTCGGCAAGCGGCTCATCGAGACGCTCCTCGCCACCGCGAAGATCGACGCCGAGCCGCTCGTCCGCTTCCTCTTGCGGCAGCAGCCTGCGCAGCCCTCGTCGCACTGA
- a CDS encoding DEAD/DEAH box helicase yields MTQETTADKAAAPAPTFDAIALGADIRKAVDALGYVNPTPVQLAVFESASRGKSLVVQARTGTGKTAAFGLPIVDALVRKSQASVQALILTPTRELALQVSRELEQLSQFRGTKIIAIYGGAPMGRQVEALEQGAQIVCGTPGRVLDHIRRGTLKTEDIRIFVLDEADEMLSMGFQKELNSIIETLPKDRQGLYFSATLPPDVERLANNHLKDPEWITLSSDQIGALELTHYVYLVREGDKRSALNRIIEVEDPQSAIVFCNTKSETESLAESLKRAGYEADWLNGDLEQRERERVMAATREGKLRFLVATDVAARGIDISHLTHVINADFPESAEQYVHRTGRTGRAGRTGTAISIVGPKDVGHLYMLRLTYKIRPIERMLPTAGELRTRAEADMIAFLADAYAGKTADAQHLAVARRLLTDDRAEVVIAGLLADHLGASAPQDAADARRAKNPPPIVPHPAPAPAPQIRERTDRPARSDREPRTLRDGERPARGRDRDRDRDRGPRPATAEPSEVRRERRPVKELSSWEPPEEKDDDAPLFDEAGTKPGLGPSGREALRDQRERGRDRGRGRARVQVDEDAGADAKTIEMNRPLPAYHIEDEPTIAFTGRLPKPRAEEEPASRSERSERAERSEHQEPREGDDPAFTNVFLNVGRRDGLSQDDLQRLVTEKAGLGDADVGHVRLRDRISFVGIRKERADDAIKALIGVNVGDRVLNAEVARGR; encoded by the coding sequence ATGACGCAGGAAACTACGGCCGACAAAGCAGCGGCACCCGCGCCGACGTTCGACGCGATCGCGCTCGGCGCCGACATCCGCAAGGCGGTCGACGCGCTCGGCTACGTCAACCCCACGCCCGTACAGCTCGCCGTGTTCGAGTCCGCGAGCCGCGGCAAGAGCCTCGTCGTGCAGGCCCGCACCGGCACCGGCAAGACCGCCGCGTTCGGCCTCCCGATCGTCGACGCGCTCGTGCGCAAATCGCAAGCCTCGGTGCAGGCGCTCATCCTCACGCCGACGCGCGAGCTCGCGCTCCAGGTCTCGCGCGAGCTCGAGCAGCTCTCGCAGTTCCGCGGCACGAAGATCATCGCGATCTACGGCGGCGCGCCGATGGGGCGGCAGGTCGAGGCGCTCGAGCAGGGCGCGCAGATCGTCTGCGGCACCCCGGGCCGCGTCCTCGATCACATCCGCCGCGGCACGCTGAAGACCGAGGACATCCGCATCTTCGTCCTCGACGAGGCGGACGAGATGCTGAGCATGGGCTTCCAGAAGGAGCTCAACTCGATCATCGAGACGCTGCCGAAGGACCGCCAGGGCCTCTACTTCAGCGCGACGCTCCCGCCCGACGTCGAGCGCCTCGCGAACAACCACCTCAAGGACCCGGAGTGGATCACGCTCTCGAGCGACCAGATCGGCGCGCTCGAGCTCACGCACTACGTCTACCTCGTTCGCGAAGGCGACAAGCGGTCCGCGCTGAACCGCATCATCGAGGTCGAGGACCCGCAGAGCGCGATCGTCTTCTGCAACACGAAGAGCGAGACCGAGTCGCTCGCGGAGTCGCTGAAGCGCGCCGGCTACGAGGCCGACTGGCTCAACGGCGACCTCGAGCAGCGCGAGCGCGAGCGCGTCATGGCCGCGACGCGCGAGGGCAAGCTCCGCTTCCTCGTCGCGACGGACGTCGCCGCGCGCGGCATCGACATCTCGCACCTCACGCACGTCATCAACGCCGACTTCCCCGAGTCGGCGGAGCAGTACGTCCACCGCACCGGCCGCACCGGCCGCGCGGGGCGCACCGGCACCGCGATCTCGATCGTGGGACCGAAGGACGTCGGGCACCTCTACATGCTCCGGCTCACGTACAAGATCCGCCCGATCGAGCGGATGCTCCCGACCGCGGGCGAGCTCCGCACGCGCGCGGAGGCGGACATGATCGCGTTCCTCGCCGACGCGTACGCCGGCAAGACCGCCGACGCGCAGCACCTCGCCGTCGCGCGCCGCCTCCTCACCGACGATCGCGCCGAGGTCGTCATCGCCGGCCTCCTCGCCGATCACCTCGGCGCCTCCGCCCCGCAAGACGCCGCCGACGCGCGGCGCGCGAAGAACCCGCCGCCGATCGTCCCCCACCCCGCGCCCGCCCCCGCCCCGCAGATCCGCGAGCGGACCGACCGCCCCGCGCGCAGCGACCGCGAGCCCCGCACGCTCCGCGACGGAGAGCGCCCCGCGCGCGGACGAGATCGGGATCGCGATCGTGACCGCGGACCGCGTCCCGCGACGGCGGAGCCGAGCGAGGTCCGCCGCGAGCGCCGCCCGGTGAAGGAGCTCTCGAGCTGGGAGCCGCCGGAGGAGAAGGACGACGACGCGCCGCTCTTCGACGAGGCCGGCACGAAGCCGGGCCTCGGTCCGTCGGGTCGCGAGGCGCTCCGCGATCAACGTGAGCGCGGGCGCGATCGTGGTCGCGGGCGCGCGCGCGTCCAGGTCGACGAGGACGCCGGCGCCGACGCGAAGACGATCGAGATGAACCGTCCACTGCCCGCGTACCACATCGAGGACGAGCCCACGATCGCGTTCACCGGTCGCCTCCCGAAGCCGCGCGCGGAAGAAGAGCCGGCCTCTCGCTCCGAGCGCTCCGAGCGCGCCGAGCGCTCCGAGCACCAGGAGCCGCGCGAGGGGGACGATCCCGCGTTCACGAACGTGTTCCTCAACGTCGGCCGCCGCGACGGCCTGAGCCAGGACGACCTCCAGCGCCTCGTCACCGAGAAGGCAGGCCTGGGTGACGCCGATGTAGGCCACGTGCGCCTTCGCGATCGGATCTCCTTCGTCGGGATCCGGAAGGAGCGCGCCGACGACGCCATCAAGGCCCTCATCGGCGTGAACGTCGGCGATCGCGTCCTGAACGCCGAGGTCGCTCGCGGCCGCTGA
- a CDS encoding SDR family NAD(P)-dependent oxidoreductase: MKVSRFALGLALGKLVLELAGLRKRTQLRGATAVVCGASRGLGRAIALELVRRGVDKIAICARTEEDLDAFAAELVERGVHVVAERCDLSSPGEVERFIDDAGVELGPIDVLVTNAATITVGPIGAWTRADFEEAHANVFRSTLHPVLAVAPLMRARGKGTIAMVTSIGARVGVPHLAPYCAAKFATMGLAESIRPELALDGVNVLTAVPGLMRTGSFKHAQFKGDHDLEYAWFGAATSLPLVTIDADRAARRIVSGIARGAIEVSFTPEARLSPAVRTLMPKLWTEAMTLVARMLPRAPVASPTATERKPGTTIERESTSPVVAAIRRAGQPYAERHAQT; encoded by the coding sequence ATGAAGGTCTCTCGTTTCGCTCTTGGTCTCGCGCTCGGCAAGCTGGTGCTCGAGCTCGCGGGTCTCCGCAAGCGGACCCAGCTCCGCGGCGCGACCGCGGTGGTGTGCGGCGCCTCGCGGGGGCTCGGCCGCGCGATCGCGCTCGAGCTCGTGCGTCGCGGCGTCGACAAGATCGCGATCTGCGCGCGGACGGAGGAGGACCTCGACGCGTTCGCGGCGGAGCTGGTCGAGCGGGGCGTGCACGTGGTCGCGGAGCGCTGCGACCTCTCGAGCCCGGGCGAGGTGGAGCGCTTCATCGACGACGCCGGCGTGGAGCTCGGCCCGATCGACGTGCTCGTCACGAACGCGGCGACGATCACGGTGGGCCCGATCGGCGCGTGGACGAGGGCGGACTTCGAGGAGGCGCACGCGAACGTCTTCCGCTCCACCTTGCACCCCGTGCTCGCGGTCGCGCCGCTGATGCGCGCGCGAGGGAAGGGGACCATCGCGATGGTCACGTCGATCGGCGCGCGCGTCGGCGTCCCGCACCTCGCGCCGTACTGCGCGGCGAAGTTCGCGACGATGGGCCTCGCGGAGTCGATCCGCCCCGAGCTCGCGCTCGACGGCGTGAACGTGCTGACCGCGGTGCCGGGGCTGATGCGGACCGGCTCCTTCAAGCACGCGCAGTTCAAGGGCGATCATGACCTCGAGTACGCGTGGTTCGGCGCCGCCACGTCCCTCCCGCTCGTCACCATCGACGCCGACCGCGCGGCGCGACGCATCGTGAGCGGCATCGCGCGCGGCGCGATCGAGGTGTCGTTCACGCCGGAGGCGCGCCTCTCGCCGGCGGTGCGCACGCTGATGCCGAAGCTGTGGACCGAGGCGATGACGCTGGTCGCGCGGATGCTGCCGCGCGCGCCGGTGGCGTCGCCGACCGCGACGGAGCGCAAGCCGGGCACGACGATCGAGCGCGAGTCGACGAGCCCGGTCGTCGCCGCGATCCGCCGCGCGGGCCAACCTTACGCGGAGCGCCACGCGCAGACGTAG
- a CDS encoding glutamate dehydrogenase, which yields MSNAFEDVGRFFQTASKLIGLSDDLTLQLMTPHREVRVECNIRKDDGTIGTYVGYRVQHDNARGPFKGGLRYHPEVDANEVTALASLMTWKTAVVDVPFGGGKGGISVDPRALSPGELQRLTRKFVDGIHEIVGTNVDIPAPDMNTNPQIMAWFMDQYAMHHGFQPGVVTGKPVDLFGSLGRDAATGRGCMIVAEAWLREQGKTFQGTKVAVQGFGNVGSWAARLMREKGATIVAASDVSGGVRNDEGLDIDALMEHVRKTGGVKGFAGASATTNEEVLAGACDIVVPAALGGVINTGIAKEMRAKLVVEGANGPTVPDADQVLQQRGITVIPDILANAGGVTCSYFEWVQNVQQFRWEEERVNAELNKYMLRAYEGVAKTAKSKNIDMRTAAFVVAIERVAAATKLRGL from the coding sequence ATGTCGAACGCATTCGAGGACGTCGGGCGCTTCTTCCAGACCGCGAGCAAGCTGATCGGGCTCAGCGACGATCTCACGCTGCAGCTCATGACGCCGCATCGCGAGGTGCGCGTGGAGTGCAACATCCGCAAGGACGACGGCACGATCGGGACCTACGTCGGTTACCGCGTGCAGCACGACAACGCGCGCGGACCCTTCAAGGGCGGGCTCCGCTACCACCCCGAGGTCGACGCCAACGAGGTGACCGCGCTCGCGTCGCTCATGACGTGGAAGACCGCCGTCGTCGACGTGCCGTTCGGCGGCGGAAAGGGCGGCATCTCGGTCGATCCGCGCGCCCTCTCGCCCGGCGAGCTCCAGCGCCTCACGCGCAAGTTCGTCGACGGGATCCACGAGATCGTCGGGACCAACGTCGACATCCCCGCGCCCGACATGAACACGAACCCGCAGATCATGGCGTGGTTCATGGACCAATACGCGATGCACCACGGCTTCCAGCCCGGCGTCGTCACCGGCAAGCCCGTCGACCTGTTCGGATCGCTCGGGCGCGACGCCGCGACGGGACGCGGCTGCATGATCGTCGCCGAGGCGTGGCTGCGCGAGCAGGGCAAGACCTTCCAGGGGACGAAGGTCGCGGTGCAGGGCTTCGGCAACGTCGGCTCGTGGGCGGCGCGGCTGATGCGCGAGAAGGGCGCGACCATCGTCGCCGCGAGCGACGTGAGCGGCGGCGTCCGCAACGACGAAGGGCTCGACATCGACGCGCTCATGGAGCACGTCCGGAAGACGGGCGGCGTGAAGGGCTTCGCCGGCGCGTCTGCGACGACGAACGAAGAGGTGCTCGCGGGCGCGTGCGACATCGTCGTGCCGGCCGCCCTCGGCGGCGTGATCAACACCGGGATCGCGAAGGAGATGCGCGCGAAGCTCGTCGTCGAGGGCGCGAACGGCCCCACCGTCCCGGACGCCGATCAGGTGCTCCAGCAGCGCGGCATCACCGTCATCCCCGACATCCTCGCGAACGCAGGCGGCGTGACCTGCAGCTACTTCGAGTGGGTGCAGAACGTCCAGCAGTTCCGCTGGGAAGAAGAGCGCGTCAACGCCGAGCTCAACAAGTACATGCTGCGGGCGTACGAGGGCGTCGCGAAGACCGCGAAGTCGAAGAACATCGACATGCGCACCGCCGCCTTCGTCGTCGCCATCGAACGCGTCGCCGCCGCGACCAAGCTGCGCGGCCTCTAG
- a CDS encoding polyprenyl synthetase family protein, translating to MTLASALPILQETAQPALVGALPAERVAEIRSFVAREMAEVEELLRRRVAGGVSPGRESAQHLVESGGKRVRPLGLMLAAACFGTIDARARDLATAAEIVHMATLLHDDVIDDGDQRRGRPTSRRVWGNAVSVLAGDMLLVEALRLASLGAGASDTATWTELVATLGKLVDGEIVQLRGRTAVSLEEATYFEIVRGKTASLFEWSLRAGARSGGAPSEAIDALGRFGASLGVAFQLVDDLLDYDGDAAKTGKTLFADLAEGKVTLPLIRAAAMTGSDVASLVGRVRAGDADAARDLGVRVRESGACEKVRALARAETDRALSELAIVRRCAASEALADVARGLAARVS from the coding sequence ATGACCCTCGCCAGCGCCCTCCCGATCCTGCAAGAGACCGCGCAGCCGGCGCTCGTCGGCGCGCTGCCGGCGGAGCGCGTCGCCGAGATCCGGTCGTTCGTCGCGCGCGAGATGGCCGAGGTCGAGGAGCTCCTCCGCCGCCGCGTCGCCGGCGGCGTCTCGCCGGGACGCGAGTCGGCGCAGCACCTCGTCGAGTCGGGCGGCAAGCGCGTCCGCCCGCTCGGCCTCATGCTCGCCGCCGCGTGCTTCGGCACCATCGACGCGCGCGCGCGTGACCTCGCCACCGCCGCCGAGATCGTCCACATGGCGACCTTGCTCCACGACGACGTGATCGACGACGGCGATCAGCGCCGCGGCCGTCCGACGTCGCGCCGCGTCTGGGGCAACGCCGTGAGCGTCCTCGCCGGCGACATGCTCCTCGTCGAGGCGCTCCGCCTCGCGAGCCTCGGCGCGGGGGCGAGCGACACCGCGACGTGGACCGAGCTCGTCGCGACGCTCGGCAAGCTCGTCGACGGCGAGATCGTGCAGCTCCGCGGCCGCACCGCGGTGAGCCTCGAAGAGGCGACCTACTTCGAGATCGTGCGCGGCAAGACGGCGTCGCTCTTCGAGTGGTCGCTCCGCGCGGGCGCGCGCTCGGGCGGGGCCCCGAGCGAGGCGATCGACGCGCTCGGCCGCTTCGGCGCGTCGCTCGGCGTCGCGTTCCAGCTCGTCGACGACCTCCTCGACTACGACGGCGATGCGGCGAAGACGGGGAAAACGCTGTTTGCCGACCTCGCGGAGGGGAAGGTGACCCTGCCGCTCATCCGCGCCGCGGCGATGACGGGGAGCGACGTCGCGTCGCTCGTCGGTCGCGTGCGGGCCGGCGACGCGGACGCGGCGCGCGATCTCGGCGTCCGCGTCCGCGAGTCGGGGGCGTGCGAGAAGGTCCGCGCGCTCGCGCGGGCGGAGACGGATCGCGCGCTCTCGGAGCTCGCGATCGTGCGGCGCTGCGCGGCGAGCGAGGCCCTCGCCGACGTCGCGCGCGGCCTCGCCGCAAGGGTGTCGTGA
- a CDS encoding Ku protein → MAARRAAPKKKTNDETDEKASPGAGRSIWTGSISFGLLQIPVSLYTAESRQESLHFRMLDKKDLAPIRFERVSSSTGKPVAWKDIVKGFEIEKDSYVVVEPEDFAKANVKATQTIDIQDFVPVDRIDPVYFETPYYVVPQKRAAKAYVLLREALQKKNAAAIATFVLRTRAHLVAVMPAGDALLLEVLRFGHELKDVNDMPLPSKTDEEAITAREVAMASLLIDGMMTDWDPKKYKDAYYRDVMKIIEEKAKKGEAKERHAKVTGTVAHDVVDLLDLLKKSVGSGAAANDARTRPRKATAKRATRRKKAA, encoded by the coding sequence ATGGCGGCACGACGCGCGGCTCCGAAGAAGAAGACGAACGACGAGACGGACGAAAAAGCCTCGCCTGGGGCAGGCCGGTCCATCTGGACGGGCTCGATCAGCTTCGGCCTGCTCCAGATCCCCGTGTCGCTCTACACCGCAGAGAGCCGACAGGAGAGCTTGCACTTCCGCATGCTCGACAAGAAGGACCTCGCCCCGATCCGCTTCGAGCGCGTGAGCTCCAGCACGGGCAAGCCCGTCGCGTGGAAGGACATCGTGAAGGGCTTCGAGATCGAGAAGGACAGCTACGTCGTCGTCGAGCCCGAGGACTTCGCGAAGGCGAACGTGAAGGCGACCCAGACGATCGACATCCAGGACTTCGTGCCGGTCGATCGGATCGACCCCGTCTACTTCGAGACGCCGTACTACGTCGTCCCGCAGAAGCGCGCCGCGAAGGCGTACGTGCTCCTCCGCGAGGCGCTGCAGAAGAAGAACGCCGCCGCGATCGCGACGTTCGTGCTCCGCACGCGCGCCCACCTCGTCGCGGTGATGCCCGCCGGCGACGCGCTCCTCCTCGAGGTCCTCCGCTTCGGCCACGAGCTGAAGGACGTGAACGACATGCCGCTGCCGTCGAAGACGGACGAGGAGGCGATCACGGCGCGCGAGGTCGCGATGGCTTCACTACTGATCGACGGGATGATGACCGACTGGGACCCGAAGAAATACAAGGACGCCTACTACCGCGACGTCATGAAGATCATCGAGGAGAAGGCGAAGAAGGGCGAGGCGAAGGAGCGCCACGCGAAGGTGACCGGCACCGTCGCGCACGACGTCGTCGACCTCCTCGACCTCCTCAAGAAGAGCGTCGGCAGCGGGGCCGCCGCCAACGACGCGCGCACGCGCCCGCGGAAGGCGACCGCCAAGCGCGCGACGCGAAGGAAGAAGGCGGCCTGA
- the ligD gene encoding DNA ligase D, which produces MKRDNEGSLSRYNTMRDFDVTDEPSGRIARTKSGRSFVIQKHDATRLHYDFRLELDGVLLSWAVPKGPSLDPHDKRLAVETEDHPIDYRDFEGTIPKGQYGGGPVIVWDRGTWEPIGDPRAGMKKGHLDFVLHGEKVAGRYVLVRTRGDAKKPSWLLIKRTDEHAVPKRDITAERPESVLTGRTIADLVKGRAASKLPAFGSIAPELATLVSDVPKDGDWIYEIKYDGYRTLAWLEDGAVKLASRRGLDWTSKYPHVADALSRVRAKSAVFDGEIAYVLEDGRTSFQELQNALASGDAAEQGRLVYFVFDLLFYDGADLTGEPLTARKDKLRTVLAGEAPPLKMSDDVSDGEAFFREACKLDLEGIIGKRAGAPYRSGRVKDWIKVKCQKRQELVIVGFTPPKRGRTGIGALLLGVHDDARSGLRYAGKVGTGFSNETLADLAKRLSKMVVKEPPVANAPRTRAVTWVAPKLVAEVRFSEWTSDGALRHPAFEGLREDKSPKEVVLEVAKPPPKSAHAAHAPHASHAARKKAADTAKPRVDGVVISHPERVIDVSSGLTKLDLARYAGAIAEVQLPYVAKRPLMMLRCPDGAQPKKVRCFVQKHSGQGIDGVKLSSKVIAGEEALYVTKANQLVLLAQNNTMELHGWGATFPRWDRPDWIVLDLDPDEALPFATVVLAAYELRAALKTLSLESWVKTTGGKGLHVVVPLARRYDWGTVKRVSQRIAELMAQAAPSRYVATMAKKHRVGKVFIDYLRNAEGATAVLPYSARARPGLPVALPVSWKELRAIDPRAFTIATVPAIVAKRKADPWADLLTTRQTLPKELLQLEA; this is translated from the coding sequence ATGAAGCGGGACAACGAAGGCTCGCTCTCGCGCTACAACACCATGCGCGACTTCGACGTCACGGACGAGCCGTCGGGGCGGATCGCGCGCACGAAGTCGGGGCGCTCGTTCGTGATCCAGAAGCACGACGCGACGCGGCTCCACTACGACTTCCGCCTCGAGCTGGACGGCGTGCTCCTCTCGTGGGCGGTGCCGAAGGGACCGTCGCTCGATCCGCACGACAAGCGGCTCGCGGTAGAGACCGAGGACCACCCGATCGACTACCGCGACTTCGAGGGCACGATCCCGAAGGGGCAATACGGCGGCGGGCCCGTCATCGTCTGGGACCGCGGGACGTGGGAGCCGATCGGCGATCCGCGCGCGGGTATGAAGAAGGGGCACCTCGACTTCGTCCTCCACGGCGAGAAGGTCGCGGGCCGCTACGTCCTCGTCCGCACGCGCGGCGACGCGAAGAAGCCGTCGTGGCTCCTCATCAAGCGGACGGACGAGCACGCCGTCCCGAAGCGCGACATCACCGCCGAGCGCCCCGAGAGCGTGCTGACGGGACGGACGATCGCCGACCTCGTGAAGGGGAGAGCCGCGTCCAAGCTGCCCGCCTTCGGCTCGATCGCGCCCGAGCTCGCGACGCTCGTGAGCGACGTGCCGAAGGACGGCGACTGGATCTACGAGATCAAGTACGACGGGTACCGCACGCTCGCGTGGCTCGAGGACGGCGCGGTGAAGCTCGCGTCGCGGCGCGGCCTCGACTGGACGAGCAAGTACCCCCACGTCGCGGACGCGCTCTCCCGCGTGCGCGCGAAGAGCGCGGTCTTCGACGGCGAGATCGCCTACGTCCTCGAGGACGGGCGCACGAGCTTCCAGGAGCTGCAGAACGCGCTCGCCTCCGGCGACGCGGCGGAGCAAGGCCGCCTCGTGTACTTCGTCTTCGACCTGCTCTTCTACGACGGCGCCGACCTCACCGGCGAGCCGCTCACGGCGCGGAAGGACAAGCTCCGCACGGTCCTCGCCGGCGAGGCGCCGCCGCTCAAGATGAGCGACGACGTCTCGGACGGCGAGGCCTTCTTCCGCGAAGCGTGCAAGCTCGACCTCGAGGGGATCATCGGCAAGCGCGCCGGCGCGCCCTACCGCTCGGGTCGTGTAAAGGACTGGATCAAGGTCAAATGCCAGAAGCGTCAGGAGCTCGTCATCGTCGGCTTCACGCCGCCGAAGCGCGGGCGGACCGGCATCGGCGCGCTCCTCCTCGGCGTGCACGACGACGCGCGCTCGGGCCTCCGCTACGCGGGCAAGGTCGGCACCGGCTTCTCGAACGAGACGCTCGCCGATCTCGCGAAGCGCCTCTCGAAGATGGTGGTGAAGGAGCCGCCGGTCGCGAACGCGCCGCGGACGCGCGCGGTTACGTGGGTCGCGCCCAAGCTCGTCGCGGAGGTCCGCTTCAGCGAGTGGACGAGCGACGGCGCGCTCCGCCACCCCGCGTTCGAGGGCCTCCGCGAAGACAAGTCGCCGAAGGAGGTCGTGCTCGAGGTCGCGAAGCCGCCGCCGAAGAGCGCCCACGCCGCCCATGCCCCGCACGCCTCGCACGCCGCGCGGAAGAAGGCGGCCGACACGGCGAAGCCGCGCGTCGACGGCGTCGTCATCAGCCACCCCGAGCGGGTGATCGACGTGTCGAGCGGGCTCACGAAGCTCGACCTCGCGCGCTACGCGGGCGCGATCGCCGAGGTGCAGCTCCCTTACGTCGCGAAGCGTCCGCTCATGATGCTCCGCTGTCCGGACGGCGCGCAGCCCAAGAAGGTGCGCTGCTTCGTGCAGAAGCACTCGGGCCAGGGGATCGACGGGGTGAAGCTGTCGAGCAAGGTCATCGCGGGCGAGGAGGCGCTCTACGTGACGAAGGCGAACCAGCTCGTCCTGCTCGCGCAGAACAACACGATGGAGCTCCACGGCTGGGGCGCGACGTTCCCGCGGTGGGATCGCCCCGACTGGATCGTGCTCGACCTCGATCCCGACGAGGCCCTCCCCTTCGCGACGGTCGTCCTCGCCGCCTACGAGCTGCGCGCCGCGCTGAAGACGCTGAGCCTCGAGAGCTGGGTGAAGACGACCGGCGGCAAGGGCCTCCACGTCGTCGTCCCGCTCGCGCGTCGTTACGACTGGGGGACGGTGAAGCGCGTCTCGCAGCGCATCGCGGAGCTGATGGCGCAGGCCGCGCCCTCCCGCTACGTCGCGACGATGGCGAAGAAGCACCGCGTCGGGAAGGTCTTCATCGACTACCTCCGCAACGCCGAAGGCGCGACCGCGGTGCTCCCCTACTCCGCGCGCGCGCGCCCCGGCCTCCCCGTCGCGCTGCCGGTCTCGTGGAAGGAGCTCCGGGCGATCGATCCGCGCGCCTTCACGATCGCGACGGTGCCCGCGATCGTCGCGAAGCGGAAGGCCGACCCATGGGCGGACCTCCTCACGACGCGTCAGACGCTCCCGAAGGAGCTGCTGCAGCTCGAGGCGTAG
- a CDS encoding SDR family NAD(P)-dependent oxidoreductase has product MKTLAGKVAIIEGGGGPIGRAVALALAARGASVVVCGPEERALGETVGEIAYGGGKARHVVGDLAAATARAAEVFGPVDVAIATRADCTLPDVARTVVVAATATPAGKTNAVVPGPDVDPDDVAELVAFVCAARMKGRRIALDT; this is encoded by the coding sequence ATGAAGACGCTCGCCGGGAAGGTCGCGATCATCGAGGGCGGCGGAGGCCCCATCGGCCGCGCGGTCGCGCTCGCGCTCGCGGCGCGTGGCGCGAGCGTGGTCGTGTGCGGTCCCGAGGAGCGCGCGCTCGGCGAGACGGTGGGCGAGATTGCGTACGGGGGCGGAAAGGCACGTCACGTGGTGGGCGACCTCGCGGCCGCGACCGCCCGCGCGGCGGAGGTCTTCGGCCCCGTCGACGTCGCGATCGCGACACGTGCAGACTGCACGCTTCCCGACGTCGCGCGCACCGTCGTGGTCGCCGCGACCGCGACGCCGGCGGGGAAGACGAACGCGGTCGTACCGGGTCCGGACGTCGATCCCGACGACGTCGCCGAGCTCGTCGCCTTCGTCTGCGCCGCCCGCATGAAGGGCCGCCGCATCGCGCTCGACACCTGA